One Longimicrobium terrae DNA segment encodes these proteins:
- a CDS encoding ABC transporter ATP-binding protein, which produces MSNNAPPATTSPDTAQNERSRIQAPPAPTITPPERLSFWQKLQGGDLRYLVPRLKPHSGKLSIAAAMLLASTAMSLVFPTVVGRIMDTAFGAGGRQQLDRTVLFLLALFSVQAVMTFCQAYLLSASGERIIARLREDLFAHLLRLPPAFFADRRTGELTSRLGTDVSMLQGVLTMNALELLKQTLLLIGALVMLTVTHVYLTGITLLLVPIVVGTAIFFGERLKKASQGVMDEVAEASAIAEESFSQIRVVQSFVGEPHEQARYGARITAAVSVALRRAVTRGFFYSVIGFVSMSASVLVLWVGGRMVLAGTLTVGTLFSFLLYSAMAANSVGALGALWSAYQESMGAAARVFQLLRSVPRLRDADNAVTLAEPITGAVEFSDVWFRYEPADDLPKLDGPPLPGQGRARSPAATPAAVPDWTLRGISFRINPGETVALVGPSGAGKTTIAALIPRFWDVQKGAVSIEGTDVRELRLAQIRDAIGLVPQETLLFSGSVRDNISYARPDATEEQILAAARAAHAHEFVRLLPEGYDTRVGERGVKLSGGQRQRIALARAILKDPAVLILDEATSSLDTESEALIEDALNTLLQNRTTLIIAHRLSTVRRANRILVLENGGIAETGTHNELIAAGGLYARLYAHQFRDREEAAESLMTV; this is translated from the coding sequence ATGAGCAACAATGCCCCCCCCGCGACTACGTCGCCAGACACGGCGCAAAATGAGCGGAGCCGCATTCAGGCCCCTCCGGCGCCCACCATCACCCCGCCCGAGCGGCTGAGCTTCTGGCAGAAGCTGCAGGGCGGCGACCTGCGCTACCTGGTGCCGCGGCTCAAGCCGCACAGCGGAAAGCTGTCCATCGCCGCCGCCATGCTGCTGGCCAGCACGGCCATGAGCCTGGTGTTTCCCACCGTGGTGGGGCGCATCATGGACACGGCGTTCGGCGCGGGCGGGCGGCAGCAGCTGGACCGCACCGTCCTGTTCCTGCTCGCCCTGTTCAGCGTGCAGGCGGTGATGACGTTCTGCCAGGCGTACCTGCTCAGCGCCAGCGGCGAGCGCATCATCGCGCGGCTGCGCGAAGACCTGTTCGCGCACCTGCTGCGGCTGCCTCCCGCCTTTTTCGCGGACCGCCGCACCGGCGAGCTCACCAGCCGCCTGGGCACGGACGTGAGCATGCTGCAGGGCGTGCTGACCATGAACGCGCTGGAGCTGCTCAAGCAGACGCTGCTGCTGATCGGCGCGCTGGTGATGCTTACCGTCACCCACGTCTACCTCACCGGCATCACGCTGCTTCTGGTTCCCATCGTGGTGGGAACGGCCATCTTCTTTGGCGAGCGGCTCAAGAAGGCGTCGCAGGGGGTGATGGACGAGGTGGCCGAGGCCAGCGCCATCGCCGAAGAGTCGTTTTCGCAGATCCGCGTGGTGCAGAGCTTCGTGGGCGAGCCGCACGAGCAGGCGCGCTACGGCGCACGCATCACCGCGGCGGTGTCCGTGGCGCTGCGGCGGGCGGTGACGCGCGGCTTCTTCTACAGCGTCATCGGCTTCGTGAGCATGAGCGCGTCGGTGCTGGTGCTGTGGGTGGGCGGGCGGATGGTGCTGGCCGGCACGCTCACGGTGGGCACGCTCTTCTCGTTCCTGCTCTACTCGGCGATGGCGGCCAACTCCGTGGGCGCGCTGGGCGCGCTGTGGAGCGCGTACCAGGAATCCATGGGCGCCGCCGCGCGCGTGTTTCAGCTGCTGCGCTCGGTTCCCCGGCTGCGCGACGCCGACAACGCGGTGACGCTGGCGGAGCCGATTACCGGCGCGGTGGAGTTCAGCGACGTGTGGTTCCGCTACGAGCCGGCGGACGACCTTCCCAAGCTGGACGGGCCTCCCCTTCCCGGCCAGGGACGCGCCCGCTCGCCGGCCGCGACGCCGGCGGCGGTGCCGGACTGGACGCTGCGCGGCATCTCGTTCCGCATCAACCCGGGCGAAACCGTCGCGCTCGTCGGCCCCTCCGGCGCGGGCAAGACGACCATCGCCGCGCTCATCCCGCGCTTCTGGGACGTGCAGAAGGGCGCCGTTTCCATCGAAGGAACCGACGTGCGGGAGCTGCGCCTGGCGCAGATCCGCGACGCCATCGGGCTGGTGCCGCAGGAAACGCTGCTGTTCAGCGGCTCGGTGCGCGACAACATCAGCTACGCGCGGCCGGACGCCACGGAAGAGCAGATCCTGGCCGCCGCCCGCGCCGCGCACGCGCACGAGTTCGTGCGGCTGCTGCCGGAGGGCTACGACACGCGCGTGGGCGAGCGCGGCGTAAAGCTCAGCGGCGGGCAGCGGCAGCGCATCGCCCTGGCGCGCGCCATCCTCAAGGACCCCGCGGTGCTGATTCTGGACGAGGCGACGAGCAGCCTGGACACGGAAAGCGAAGCGCTGATCGAGGATGCGCTCAACACGCTGCTGCAGAACCGCACCACGCTCATCATCGCCCACCGCCTCTCCACCGTGCGCCGCGCCAACCGCATTCTGGTGCTGGAGAACGGCGGCATCGCCGAAACGGGAACGCACAACGAGCTGATCGCGGCGGGCGGGCTGTATGCGCGGCTGTACGCGCACCAGTTCCGCGACCGCGAAGAAGCCGCGGAATCGCTGATGACCGTCTGA
- a CDS encoding ATP-binding protein, whose translation MTPDRDPDPPPEPETRVPRVVRALLRVPLFYKILIANAALVLVGTIFGSMVTSRYVRAHPAASTQELVSSLAVAGICATVLVNALILKLALEPLDALERTAARVQGGSLDARVPYSAVADRELDRLTHTFNGMLDAAETSRERLREVASRALTAAEEERKRIARELHDETAQLLAALLIRIRVVRNAGDPHAVATLLEDMRREIGQALEGVRRFARGLRPPALDELGLVPAIESHLRSLREISPVHITLDAELARDERLAPEAELAVYRIVQEALSNMLRHSAATHAAVAVRREAGRLVVTVDDDGRGFSVADTMAAGTGLGLFGMSERAAYLGGRVEVRSEPGAGTRVRAEIPAPDAPPRVPG comes from the coding sequence ATGACCCCTGACCGCGATCCCGATCCGCCGCCCGAGCCCGAAACCCGCGTTCCGCGCGTGGTGCGGGCCCTGCTGCGCGTTCCGCTCTTCTACAAGATCCTCATCGCCAACGCCGCGCTGGTGCTGGTGGGAACGATCTTCGGCAGCATGGTCACGTCCCGCTACGTACGCGCCCACCCCGCCGCTAGCACGCAGGAACTGGTCAGCTCGCTCGCGGTGGCCGGCATCTGCGCCACCGTGCTGGTGAACGCGCTGATCCTCAAGCTGGCGCTGGAGCCGCTGGACGCACTGGAGCGCACCGCCGCCCGCGTGCAGGGCGGCAGCCTGGACGCCCGCGTCCCCTACTCCGCCGTCGCCGACCGCGAGCTGGACCGGCTGACCCACACCTTCAACGGCATGCTCGACGCGGCCGAAACGTCGCGCGAGCGGCTGCGCGAGGTGGCCTCACGCGCGCTCACGGCGGCCGAAGAGGAGCGCAAGCGCATCGCCCGCGAACTGCACGACGAGACGGCGCAGCTGCTGGCCGCGCTCCTCATCCGCATCCGCGTGGTGCGCAACGCTGGCGATCCCCACGCCGTCGCCACGCTGCTGGAAGACATGCGGCGCGAGATCGGCCAGGCGCTGGAGGGCGTGCGCCGCTTTGCCCGCGGCCTTCGCCCCCCCGCGCTGGACGAACTGGGGCTGGTACCCGCCATCGAATCGCACCTGCGCTCCCTGCGTGAAATCAGCCCCGTCCACATCACGCTGGACGCGGAGCTGGCGCGCGACGAGCGGCTGGCGCCCGAGGCGGAACTCGCCGTGTACCGCATCGTTCAGGAAGCGCTCAGCAACATGCTGCGCCACTCCGCCGCCACCCACGCCGCCGTGGCCGTGCGCCGCGAAGCCGGCCGGCTGGTGGTGACGGTGGATGACGACGGGCGCGGATTCTCCGTGGCTGACACCATGGCCGCCGGAACCGGGCTGGGGCTGTTCGGGATGTCGGAGCGCGCGGCGTACCTGGGCGGCCGCGTGGAGGTGCGCAGCGAGCCCGGCGCCGGCACCCGCGTGCGCGCGGAGATTCCGGCGCCGGATGCCCCGCCGCGCGTCCCCGGTTGA
- a CDS encoding cupin domain-containing protein, with amino-acid sequence MADTSVHKVSSSSAPSGASGQKYLATGVSMGMRLWENEQPSDAKPTSRRPYEVVGYVLSGRAELHLEGQKVILEPGDSWTVPKDAEHTYRILESFTAVEATHPPASVHGRDE; translated from the coding sequence ATGGCGGATACGAGCGTGCACAAGGTGAGTTCCTCCTCCGCGCCCAGCGGCGCGAGCGGGCAGAAGTACCTGGCCACCGGCGTGAGCATGGGCATGCGGCTGTGGGAAAACGAGCAGCCCAGCGACGCCAAGCCCACGAGCCGCCGTCCGTACGAGGTTGTGGGATACGTGCTTTCCGGCCGCGCGGAGCTTCATCTGGAAGGCCAGAAGGTCATTCTGGAGCCCGGAGATTCGTGGACGGTGCCCAAGGATGCCGAGCACACCTACCGCATCCTGGAATCGTTCACCGCCGTGGAGGCCACGCATCCGCCCGCGAGCGTGCACGGGCGCGACGAGTAA
- a CDS encoding DUF6519 domain-containing protein, with product MKGDFSRLTFDPARHFSGVRMQQGRVQLDADWNEQADIARHRVETETLHTLGGCGAPLHDAGFALGEGSDGDFRLSAGAYYVHGVLARCEVPVAYRAQPDRPRPPALPAGDHLVYLDVWERHLTALEAPSIRETALGGPDTATRTRTVWQVRTAALPGDGADRECRSTGAEQAFAAATAAGSGMLRARAQAEERASDPCVIPAGAGYRGLENQLYRVEIHDGGAGVPAPEAEEGMAVTHAEPLLGTVAVDGGEWAVGDAVELWNAASIAAADALPAPPANAVTAHVARVVDKTLHLTTSFPALAGAGGLRVRRVGATWKWSRDNGIVVARVRKVEGVDVSLDALGLDDVLDFRAGDWVELTDAARELEGIPGVMAQIKAPNPASRTLTLLTAPDFTVNLANAPRLRRWDGFAAVRTGGETAAWMGVEQGIQVAWDGGGLHTGEFWQIPARTATGEQQSGTVEWPRDGNLPAARRPAGPVHRYARLGIVRVGEDAAVTPLTDCRCLFTPLTEVNALAYVSGTGQEALPDLTADKELVRVPLPLVVGMANGQCRAGTRVRFRVTGGGGTLSPTGKESEKDAIEVEMDAAGRASAWWWLLWNRGEPALDQTVEAVLLEDDVEVQLPIGFTASLSVAARVAYDPGTCEGMHGQITVQRALDHLSSLPRLFPVSGDGQEWMPAQIEKWMQPLRVRVASSCGPLAGRLVRFAVVDGEGTFAEGEGKVQEGEGEMEAAPSHTDVVTDEDGIAEARWIPDGATHRQQVSATLIPQDKTEVREHPYATRFTFTLATADHVAYVPGQCGALDGYTTVQAALDRVVALTRLSRLSGDGQEAAAGRTPEPLRVLVSSDCGPAAKRDKAVRFTVVSGAGTLEGGATEVTVGTDGDGVAEVLWQPDLATPFQEVEVVLVDDGLPAGTPDRVRFGATVAPVLAGEGGPYSLILSADDPGWRQRLDTYVGTFQNLDICFRAGRFEFDKPLYIEEKGHVTLAGIGPQSELVCAGAETVVLFAQCDSVRVSSLSVHAGRGVRDESGLNGALQFQDCTEVDVTSCTLRCAGRRRKRASCLAVIGDVRPYRIARPVVRIRDCQAWIGHRQIGFLLRDVDVAMVHDNVLQVDEYPGQYPVTDELQRLRDEWPDRLKSMLNLVEPQPYDPESEWFYPAALPPGLVPSPPRPRLPDGPLVTRGGRIGGLAGRLADGVRSVRRTLTGGAEGGAYESADAGLAPKELAAGEIASKESASKESGSKEIASKEIASKEIASKEIASKESVSKERVAREIAAKAAAGRVPTRGATGETGGAVRAAADPDEVQERPLPVETVDPGEDYPYRFVEWYRWLHNVADQGIVVAGSSARDVRVTGNVVDGALRGIHVAVSDDRTREREMAGSVLIADNEISLRMTHSVRHARHGIFVGNARHVRVHDNRVIVYRAFVDIENQENVEGIKLFGYYGPHVVVRDNTTFGTDVGISVGSLNNASQYRMSRRWVVSGNMARGRTDVEVRGDEPWTVVDNGNWLEEP from the coding sequence ATGAAGGGCGACTTCAGCCGCCTTACCTTTGATCCCGCGCGCCACTTCAGCGGGGTCCGCATGCAGCAGGGACGCGTTCAGCTGGACGCGGACTGGAACGAGCAGGCCGACATCGCCCGGCACCGGGTGGAGACGGAAACGCTGCACACGCTGGGCGGGTGCGGCGCCCCCCTGCACGACGCAGGCTTCGCTCTGGGCGAGGGATCGGACGGCGACTTCCGCCTTTCCGCCGGCGCGTACTACGTGCACGGCGTGCTGGCCCGTTGCGAGGTCCCCGTGGCCTACCGCGCCCAGCCGGACCGGCCGCGTCCCCCCGCGCTGCCGGCGGGCGACCACCTGGTCTATCTGGACGTGTGGGAGCGCCACCTGACCGCGTTGGAAGCCCCGTCCATCCGAGAAACCGCGCTGGGCGGGCCGGACACCGCAACGCGGACGCGCACCGTCTGGCAGGTGCGCACGGCGGCGCTCCCGGGCGACGGGGCGGACCGGGAGTGCCGATCTACCGGGGCGGAGCAGGCGTTCGCCGCGGCGACGGCCGCCGGCTCGGGGATGCTGCGGGCGCGCGCCCAGGCGGAGGAGCGCGCCTCGGACCCGTGCGTGATCCCGGCCGGCGCGGGATACCGCGGGCTGGAGAACCAGCTGTACCGCGTGGAGATCCACGATGGCGGCGCGGGCGTCCCCGCGCCGGAGGCGGAGGAAGGCATGGCCGTCACCCACGCCGAGCCGCTGCTGGGGACGGTGGCGGTGGACGGCGGGGAGTGGGCCGTGGGCGACGCGGTGGAGCTGTGGAACGCCGCCTCTATCGCCGCGGCGGACGCCCTCCCCGCACCCCCGGCGAACGCGGTGACCGCGCACGTGGCACGGGTGGTGGACAAGACGCTGCACCTGACCACCTCCTTTCCCGCCCTGGCCGGGGCCGGGGGGCTGCGGGTGCGCAGGGTGGGCGCCACGTGGAAGTGGTCGCGCGACAACGGCATCGTCGTGGCCCGCGTGCGCAAGGTGGAGGGGGTGGACGTGTCGCTGGACGCGCTGGGGCTGGACGACGTGCTGGACTTTCGCGCGGGCGACTGGGTGGAGCTGACGGACGCCGCCCGCGAGCTGGAGGGCATCCCCGGCGTGATGGCGCAGATCAAGGCGCCCAACCCCGCGTCGCGCACGCTCACCCTGCTCACCGCGCCGGACTTCACCGTCAACCTGGCCAACGCGCCGCGGCTGCGCCGGTGGGACGGCTTTGCGGCGGTGCGCACCGGGGGCGAGACGGCGGCGTGGATGGGGGTGGAACAGGGGATCCAGGTCGCCTGGGATGGCGGCGGCCTGCACACCGGCGAGTTCTGGCAGATCCCCGCGCGCACCGCCACCGGAGAGCAGCAGTCCGGCACGGTGGAATGGCCGCGGGATGGAAATCTTCCCGCCGCGCGCCGGCCCGCGGGCCCCGTGCACCGCTACGCGCGCCTGGGCATCGTGCGGGTGGGCGAGGACGCGGCCGTCACCCCGCTGACGGACTGCCGCTGCCTGTTCACCCCGCTGACGGAGGTGAACGCGCTGGCGTACGTGAGCGGCACCGGGCAGGAGGCGCTCCCCGACCTCACGGCGGACAAGGAACTCGTGCGCGTCCCCCTTCCGCTCGTGGTGGGGATGGCGAACGGCCAGTGCCGCGCGGGAACGCGCGTCCGCTTCCGCGTCACGGGCGGCGGCGGCACGCTGTCGCCGACGGGTAAGGAGAGCGAAAAAGACGCGATCGAGGTGGAGATGGACGCCGCGGGCCGCGCTTCGGCCTGGTGGTGGCTGCTGTGGAACCGCGGCGAGCCCGCGCTGGACCAGACGGTGGAAGCGGTGCTGCTGGAGGACGATGTGGAAGTGCAGCTCCCCATCGGCTTCACCGCCAGCCTGAGCGTGGCGGCGCGCGTGGCGTACGATCCCGGCACGTGCGAGGGGATGCACGGCCAGATCACGGTGCAGCGGGCGCTCGACCATCTGTCATCCCTCCCCCGCCTCTTTCCGGTCTCCGGGGATGGGCAGGAGTGGATGCCGGCGCAGATCGAGAAGTGGATGCAGCCGCTGCGGGTGCGCGTGGCCAGCAGCTGCGGGCCGCTGGCGGGACGCCTGGTCCGCTTCGCGGTGGTGGACGGCGAGGGGACGTTTGCGGAGGGCGAAGGCAAGGTTCAGGAGGGCGAGGGGGAGATGGAAGCCGCCCCGTCGCACACGGACGTGGTGACGGACGAGGACGGGATCGCGGAGGCGCGGTGGATTCCGGATGGCGCCACGCACCGCCAGCAGGTGAGCGCCACCCTCATCCCCCAGGACAAGACGGAGGTGCGGGAGCATCCGTACGCAACGCGCTTCACCTTCACGCTCGCCACGGCGGACCACGTGGCGTACGTCCCCGGACAGTGCGGCGCGCTGGACGGGTACACCACGGTGCAGGCCGCGCTGGACCGCGTGGTCGCGCTCACCCGGCTGAGCCGGCTTTCGGGGGATGGGCAGGAGGCGGCGGCGGGGCGCACGCCGGAGCCCCTGCGCGTGCTGGTGAGCAGCGACTGCGGCCCCGCGGCCAAGCGCGACAAGGCGGTGCGCTTCACCGTCGTGAGCGGCGCGGGGACGCTGGAGGGCGGCGCCACCGAGGTGACGGTAGGGACGGACGGGGACGGCGTGGCGGAGGTGCTGTGGCAGCCGGACCTGGCCACCCCGTTCCAGGAAGTGGAAGTGGTGCTGGTGGATGACGGGCTCCCCGCCGGAACGCCGGACCGCGTGCGCTTCGGGGCGACGGTGGCACCGGTGCTGGCCGGGGAGGGCGGCCCGTACTCGCTGATCCTGTCCGCGGACGATCCCGGATGGCGCCAGCGGCTGGACACGTACGTGGGCACCTTTCAGAACCTGGACATCTGCTTTCGCGCGGGGCGGTTCGAGTTCGACAAGCCGCTGTACATCGAGGAGAAGGGGCACGTCACCCTGGCCGGCATCGGGCCGCAGTCGGAGCTGGTGTGCGCGGGCGCGGAGACGGTCGTCCTGTTTGCGCAGTGCGATTCCGTGCGCGTCAGTTCGCTTTCCGTGCACGCGGGCCGCGGCGTGCGGGACGAAAGCGGATTGAACGGCGCGCTGCAGTTTCAGGACTGCACGGAGGTGGATGTCACGTCGTGCACGCTGCGGTGCGCGGGGCGGCGCAGAAAGCGGGCGAGCTGCCTGGCTGTCATCGGCGACGTGCGGCCCTACCGCATCGCACGGCCGGTGGTGCGCATCCGCGACTGCCAGGCGTGGATCGGGCACCGGCAGATCGGCTTTCTGCTGCGCGACGTGGACGTGGCGATGGTGCACGACAACGTGCTGCAGGTGGATGAGTATCCCGGCCAGTACCCCGTGACGGACGAGCTGCAGAGGCTGCGCGACGAGTGGCCGGACCGGCTCAAGAGCATGTTGAATCTGGTCGAGCCGCAGCCGTACGACCCGGAGAGCGAGTGGTTCTATCCCGCGGCGCTTCCGCCGGGCTTGGTGCCGAGCCCCCCCAGGCCACGGCTGCCGGACGGCCCGCTCGTCACGCGCGGCGGGCGCATCGGCGGGCTGGCCGGGCGGCTGGCTGACGGGGTCAGGAGCGTGCGCCGCACCCTGACGGGCGGCGCGGAAGGGGGTGCGTACGAAAGCGCGGACGCCGGGCTCGCGCCCAAGGAACTCGCGGCCGGGGAGATCGCGTCCAAAGAGAGCGCGTCCAAGGAAAGCGGTTCCAAGGAGATCGCGTCCAAGGAGATCGCATCCAAGGAGATCGCGTCCAAGGAGATCGCGTCCAAGGAAAGCGTGTCCAAGGAGCGCGTGGCGAGAGAGATCGCGGCAAAGGCGGCCGCGGGGAGGGTGCCCACGCGGGGAGCCACCGGGGAGACCGGGGGCGCGGTGCGGGCGGCGGCGGACCCGGACGAGGTGCAGGAGCGGCCGCTGCCAGTGGAGACCGTGGATCCGGGGGAAGATTACCCGTACCGGTTCGTGGAGTGGTACCGCTGGCTCCACAACGTGGCGGACCAGGGGATCGTGGTCGCCGGCTCCTCGGCGCGGGACGTTCGCGTGACGGGAAACGTGGTGGATGGGGCCCTGCGCGGCATCCACGTCGCGGTGAGCGACGATCGTACGCGGGAGCGCGAGATGGCGGGTTCCGTGCTGATCGCGGACAACGAGATCAGCCTGCGGATGACGCACAGCGTGCGGCACGCGCGCCACGGCATCTTCGTGGGCAACGCGCGCCATGTGCGCGTGCACGACAACCGGGTGATCGTGTACCGGGCGTTCGTGGACATCGAAAATCAGGAAAACGTCGAGGGGATCAAGCTGTTCGGCTACTACGGGCCGCACGTGGTGGTGCGCGACAACACGACGTTCGGCACGGACGTCGGCATCAGCGTGGGCAGCCTGAACAACGCGTCCCAGTACCGCATGTCGCGCCGCTGGGTGGTGTCGGGAAATATGGCGCGCGGCCGCACCGACGTAGAGGTGCGGGGCGACGAACCGTGGACGGTGGTGGACAACGGGAACTGGCTCGAAGAACCTTGA
- a CDS encoding putative baseplate assembly protein: MSDHDAGCGCCGGTGAQTPLRIHNRPGLPALHYRVGTHSTFSASMRAGLSSASRPALAALTARENDFAAALVDAWATVGDVVTFYQERIANESYLRTATERLSVIELARAVGYEMAPGVAASTHLAFTLEDVPGAPAEITLTPGTRVQSVPGPGERPQTFETVETVAARPEWNALRPRMRRPGTLSPGAVSATLAGVATRLVPGDVLLFVGPKREVEPTHDGWEVRQVVSVDADAAAGRTVVGWTAPLDRVDGESTRLFVFRQRAALFGAGAPDWRMMPAELQARFLADDRTPEEIRLQTPFRGGPEWPFFHPRTSADGGVELDALYPTLVTPSWVWMQGGGQEALYRADGAEAVGRADFGISARVTRVRLDHDAHLDGPAPSLIPGAIRPVSGGTSPVPIGGGVVGPRLDEPRVEPEKLFPLRETAVLMGSEELALAEEEITAPIQGAEVELGAPLARLDRTRRVLVTGIALPSRRILGPDGTKRCQELSDGEPAWQGERPFGRDEGMTGEFMMEGQPVFGAGGRASVAAADAPGIPDTSGEEAGEIATVHDFRAENDPAHPVVVFEQRLRNRYVRGTVRIHANVLLATHGEEVRERLGGGDAGLEYQRFLLKQAPVTYVPRPTAAGAETTLEVRVNGLLWREVPTLHGQGPRDRVYVTRRREAGETVVQFGDGRSGARLPTGRENVDAVYRKGIGRDGNVRARQLSQLLTRPLGVRAVDNPLPASGGVDPETMDAARGSAPRTVVTLDRVVSLADYREFARNYGGVGRAHAVWSWHGGRRGVVLTIAGASGEVPPSDGAVATGLAAALAAAGDPHVPVRVLPYTPIPFHLTALLRRDADRLDDDVRAAVEAALRDRFRFQAREFGQSVHLSEVVAAMQGVPGVRAVDLNTLHAADAKMPLLNHEIGAYTPPEGGQAGAACPAELLTLALRPGDLTVTA; this comes from the coding sequence ATGAGCGATCACGACGCCGGCTGCGGCTGCTGCGGCGGCACGGGCGCGCAGACCCCGCTGCGCATCCACAACCGCCCGGGGCTCCCCGCCCTGCACTACCGCGTGGGGACGCATTCCACCTTCAGCGCCAGCATGCGCGCGGGGCTTTCCAGCGCCAGCCGCCCCGCGCTCGCCGCCCTGACCGCGCGGGAAAACGACTTCGCCGCGGCGCTGGTGGATGCGTGGGCCACGGTGGGCGACGTGGTCACCTTCTACCAGGAGCGCATCGCCAACGAAAGCTACCTGCGCACGGCGACGGAGCGGCTGTCCGTCATTGAACTGGCGCGCGCGGTGGGATACGAGATGGCACCGGGGGTGGCCGCCAGCACGCACCTGGCCTTTACGCTGGAAGACGTGCCCGGCGCCCCGGCGGAAATCACGCTCACGCCGGGGACGCGCGTGCAGAGCGTGCCCGGCCCCGGCGAGCGGCCGCAGACGTTCGAGACGGTGGAGACGGTGGCCGCGCGCCCGGAGTGGAACGCGCTGCGCCCGCGCATGCGCCGCCCCGGCACGCTGTCCCCGGGCGCCGTGAGCGCGACGCTGGCCGGCGTGGCGACGCGGCTGGTGCCCGGCGACGTGCTCCTCTTCGTCGGCCCCAAGCGCGAGGTGGAGCCCACTCACGACGGGTGGGAGGTGCGGCAGGTCGTCTCGGTGGATGCGGACGCGGCGGCGGGGCGCACCGTGGTGGGATGGACGGCGCCGCTGGACAGGGTGGATGGCGAGTCCACGCGCCTGTTCGTCTTCCGCCAGCGGGCGGCGCTGTTCGGAGCCGGCGCCCCGGACTGGCGGATGATGCCCGCGGAACTGCAGGCGCGCTTTCTGGCGGATGACCGCACGCCGGAGGAAATCCGCCTGCAGACTCCCTTCCGCGGCGGCCCGGAGTGGCCGTTCTTCCATCCCCGCACCTCCGCGGACGGCGGGGTGGAGCTGGACGCCCTTTATCCCACGCTGGTGACGCCGTCGTGGGTGTGGATGCAGGGCGGCGGGCAGGAGGCGCTCTACCGGGCGGATGGGGCGGAGGCCGTCGGCCGCGCGGACTTCGGCATCAGCGCGCGGGTCACGCGGGTGCGGCTGGATCACGACGCGCACCTGGACGGCCCCGCGCCGTCGCTGATCCCCGGCGCCATCCGTCCCGTGAGCGGCGGCACATCGCCCGTCCCCATCGGCGGCGGCGTGGTGGGACCCCGGCTGGACGAGCCGAGGGTGGAGCCCGAGAAGCTGTTTCCGCTGCGCGAAACGGCCGTGCTGATGGGGAGCGAAGAGCTGGCGCTGGCGGAGGAGGAGATCACGGCCCCCATCCAGGGAGCGGAGGTGGAACTCGGCGCGCCGCTGGCCCGGCTGGACCGCACCCGCCGCGTGCTCGTCACGGGCATCGCCCTCCCGTCGCGGAGAATCCTCGGCCCGGACGGCACTAAGCGCTGCCAGGAGCTTTCGGACGGAGAGCCGGCGTGGCAGGGCGAGCGCCCCTTCGGCCGGGACGAGGGGATGACGGGCGAGTTCATGATGGAGGGCCAGCCGGTCTTCGGCGCGGGGGGACGGGCATCGGTGGCCGCCGCGGACGCGCCCGGGATCCCCGACACATCCGGCGAGGAGGCGGGGGAGATCGCGACCGTCCACGACTTCCGCGCGGAGAACGATCCCGCCCATCCCGTGGTCGTCTTTGAGCAGAGACTGCGCAACCGCTACGTCCGCGGCACGGTGCGCATCCACGCCAACGTTCTCCTGGCCACGCACGGGGAGGAGGTGCGCGAGCGCTTGGGCGGCGGCGACGCGGGGCTGGAGTACCAGCGCTTTCTGCTCAAGCAGGCGCCCGTCACCTACGTCCCCCGCCCCACCGCCGCGGGCGCGGAGACGACGCTGGAGGTGCGGGTGAACGGGCTGCTGTGGCGCGAAGTGCCCACGCTGCACGGCCAGGGTCCGCGCGACCGCGTGTACGTCACCCGTCGGCGCGAGGCGGGCGAGACTGTCGTGCAGTTCGGCGACGGACGCTCCGGCGCGCGCCTGCCGACGGGACGGGAGAACGTGGACGCCGTGTACCGCAAGGGGATCGGGCGCGACGGCAACGTGCGCGCGCGGCAGCTTTCGCAGCTGCTCACCCGTCCGCTGGGCGTGCGCGCGGTGGACAACCCGCTCCCCGCGTCCGGCGGGGTGGATCCGGAAACGATGGACGCCGCCCGGGGAAGCGCGCCGCGGACCGTGGTGACGCTGGACCGCGTGGTATCGCTGGCCGACTACCGTGAGTTCGCCCGCAACTACGGCGGCGTGGGGCGCGCGCACGCCGTGTGGAGCTGGCACGGCGGACGGCGCGGTGTGGTGCTCACCATCGCCGGGGCGTCGGGCGAGGTGCCGCCCTCGGACGGCGCCGTGGCCACGGGCCTCGCCGCCGCGCTCGCCGCCGCTGGCGATCCGCACGTTCCCGTGCGCGTGCTGCCGTACACGCCCATCCCCTTTCACCTCACCGCCCTCCTCCGCCGCGACGCGGACCGGCTGGACGACGACGTGCGCGCCGCGGTGGAGGCCGCGCTGCGCGACCGCTTCCGCTTTCAGGCGCGCGAGTTCGGGCAGTCCGTGCACCTGAGCGAGGTCGTCGCCGCGATGCAGGGCGTGCCCGGCGTGCGCGCGGTGGACCTCAACACCCTGCACGCGGCGGATGCGAAGATGCCGCTGCTGAATCACGAGATCGGCGCCTACACCCCGCCCGAGGGCGGCCAGGCCGGCGCCGCCTGCCCCGCCGAACTCCTCACGCTGGCCCTCCGCCCCGGCGACCTGACGGTGACCGCATGA